CATTTCAAATGAAAAGTGGAAAATGTGTGGTTTGAAATTCAAGTGTGCCAGTATTATaacttttcaaaataaaataaatcaagacTAATAAGAATGACATCACTTCAGAATTTAATGTTCCAGCATTGTGTTTATGCAAAAATATCTTTGAACTTTAGTTCTTTACATTTTCTAAATGTCTTGTGAAAACATTATCATCTTTTAATCTAATTATCATCTTATTTGCGAGAATTGGAAAATGGTGTGCAAAGCCTGGGATAATATTTtagaaaatatgaatgaatgaaaatggatgaaaattttaaaaagaaagagaatATAATGTAGTGAAGATTCATTCTATCAATAGTGTATTCATATTTCTGTTACTGGGAACTAAATAAGAATGATTGCCTGAATAAGAAAGTGTATGCTTAAAGTGAAAAATCTTCAAACAAACTTTACATTATTTAACAATCCCATAATGATTAAAAATATgtgttaatacagtgtctgaGGTTGAAAAACAAATTCTTCACATCTAAGTCTCCAGTTAACTCATCAAAATTATTTATGTAATGTCTTTAATACAGATGTCAGGAATGTGTCCTAAGAGTAGGTAACAGCAATAAGACAGAACAAATAGTTTAAAAGAAGTGTGAGTTTACATAAAATGTGATATATTTAAAATGTGGGGTAGCTAATAAGGACATTATGAGATGACTAATACCTTTCCGTTTAAATAATTGCTATTAACATATTTACTTGTTTCTTTACTTTCTATATTTACTTGTGCCTCTTAACTATGTCAGTTTATGCTTACCATCTCCCCTATTTAGTTAGAATAGGAGGTTTTTTTAACTTCTCGGAAGAAAGGAAGTATTATTTATTGCTTTTTCATTTTCATAGTGCTAATTCAGTTCTCTGGAGAAAACAGTGGTTCCAAAGAGCAGGATCTATCACAAGTTCCAGAAGAAAAAAAGGTTGATCTTGACATAATCAGAGTTTGTCTCTTGCAGGGCTTgtccatcaattaattaattgtatttattgagtgcttactaagtgcttgggaaagtatagtataacagagttcattcaatagtatttattgagtatttttatttattgagcacttactatgtgcagagcactgtactaagcacttggaatgtacaaatcggtaacagatagagacaatccctgcccttcgatgggtttacggtctaatcgggggagacggacagacaagaacaatagcaataaatagaatcaaggggatgaacatctcattaaaacaatagcaaataaataaaatcaaggtgatgtacatctcattaacaaaataaatagggtaatgaaaatatatacagttgagcagatgagtacagtgctgagggattgggaagggagagggggaggaccagagggaaatgggggaaaagagggtttagctgcagagaaaagagggtttagctgcggagaggtgaagggggggggcggtagagggagtagagggaaaaggggagctcaatctgggaaggcctcttggaggaggtgagctttaagtaggattttgaagaggagaagagacttagtttggcagaggtgaggagggagggcattccaggaccacgagagatcgtggcccaggggtcgatggcgggataggcgagaacgggggacagtgagtaggtgggcggcagaggagtggagcgtgcgggagaGATGAGCCAGTTGGGTAGGGCATGCTGACATTAGGCCACAACAAACATCACACACCACTGGTTCACAAGGTTGTCATGTTTACTGAATAGTCATGCTCAGTTAGGTGCTGGAATGAGAGTTTCAGGGGGAGCAGAAGCTCCACTCCTGCTCCCCTCACAGTCCAGGCGTGAGCCCAGACCTGCTCCCTGACTGTCCATCCCTTCCTTGCTACTGAGTCCACCTGCTTCTTGTGACTCTGGGGGGCCTGGGCAGTGGTGAGCGACTGGGTACAtactatttctttttctttttctggccACAAACGTAGTTCTGGTAGGCATAGCCCAGCTTTGCGCCAATGGAGGTCAAGGTGGTGGTGCTCAATTGGGTTCCAAGGCTCTGGCGAGTGGCGACTAGCCCTCCTGACGCCACACCCCCACCGTTCACCACCGCGGACCAGCTCATCAGACTGGCAACCAAGGACTTGGCAGCAATGCCCAAGCTTGTGAAGCCCAACGCTGTCAGTCCAGCTGGGGCGGCCAAGGCCAAGagccctccctccaccaccatgTAGGGCAGGGCATCCAGGAGCCCACAGCCATCTTCACTGTAGGAGTTCTGGGAATCGGCGTAAACCCCGGAGGAGCTGGAAAGCAGCAAGTAACTCAGGAGGAGCAGGTGGTGATATTTCATCTTTCCGTCTGGCCGGCCGCTTCACCAGTCACAGAATgagtagagttggtaaaaatatttcctgtccacaatgaggttacagtgtgagagacagacattcatataaataaattatggatatgtacgtaagtactgtaaggctgagggtagggtgaattaaAGGGACAGATACAAGAGCGTCACatggtgagcaggggatgtgtcaagcaattctgttattttgtactctcccaggtgcttagtacagtgctctgcacacaggaagtgctcattaaatacgatttattgagaGAAAgggtagaggaaaagagagctttgtcagggaagacctcttggaagacatgtccttttaataaggctttgaaggtagggagagtgatagtTTGTTCGATATGAAGgggaatggagttccaggccagaggcaggatgtagtcgAGGGCTCAGCAGCATGATAGATGTGAGGTAGGCCCATATATCATCAGTGTATGTTTCGtctgtcaggaggaaatgtgtatCCTCGTGAGCTCCTCTTCTTTGTGGCTGTCAGTGACTTAGACACAATCACTGGGAAAATTTTTAATATCACCAACTTGTTTATAGTCTTTTGAATAGGGCTCCTGGCCATTGATTTAAATGGAGTCCAAATCATTAAATATTCTGAGATATTTCTAACCCCTCACTGTGTGTTCCCTGAAAATTTCCTTTTTGAGTTTAGGAAAACATTAACATTCTTACTTTTGATTTTTTACCATTTATATGGCCTGAAAAACCATGAACTTTCTTGAGAGGTTTACAACTTAAAACATACCAGAGCTAAGGACATTCCCTTCTTCTAGGCCTTCTGAAGTTATACATGAAACGGTCAGTACCATTTATGGCATTAAAATTCTACCACCCGCGACTTAATGCTTCTTCACTGATTTCAGAACCAGCTGGCATGTTCACCCTAAGATGCGTTGAGTTGGATCCCATTGGATAGCTCTTTAGACTTCTCACACTATTGGCTATACATATTGCTTCATGAAAAAAATTCATTATGACAAAGTTATTTTCAGCTACTCTATCTTGAATGGGAAAACACTCTAGACTGCACTAAAAAAAAATGTCCCAGGAAGATTGGACAGGAAAAATGACATGCATGATTACTGCCTTAATTGGACATTCACTTTTGCAGTTGTTTGCATTTTCAAATAATTGTACAGTTTTGTGTCAAGGGAGCCAGTTCCAAAGGAGTCAACTCTCTCGCAGGCATGATGGTCTTGCTGTGGGGAAGTTTCAAAGTT
This portion of the Ornithorhynchus anatinus isolate Pmale09 chromosome 3, mOrnAna1.pri.v4, whole genome shotgun sequence genome encodes:
- the LOC103166151 gene encoding interferon alpha-inducible protein 6, with protein sequence MKYHHLLLLSYLLLSSSSGVYADSQNSYSEDGCGLLDALPYMVVEGGLLALAAPAGLTALGFTSLGIAAKSLVASLMSWSAVVNGGGVASGGLVATRQSLGTQLSTTTLTSIGAKLGYAYQNYVCGQKKKKK